One Setaria viridis chromosome 3, Setaria_viridis_v4.0, whole genome shotgun sequence DNA window includes the following coding sequences:
- the LOC117849209 gene encoding uncharacterized protein, which yields MVDREGQEELVGVLTGVEGGHDQPEFGLWRVTTAVWISYILMRKQKNEVQEVLGNLPTDMPNFLSDGTIRRFLRARNWWSTAQAAKTLKEAASWRRQYEPEKLRWTKTSEKEHIRYLVYNLENHVLNTENAKEESVVCMTDFRGWAASSTPLSLTRESLHIIQKYYPGLIAVAVLTNPPRIFESFWKVIKRFLEPKLHEKVKFVYNNNSESQRIMGDMFDLDKLHSTFGGKNTAGLDINKYAEKMRRRDQIRGLC from the exons ATGGTAGATAGAGAAGGTCAAGAGGAACTTGTAGGGGTGCTCACCGGCGTCGAAGGTGGACACGACCAGCCGGAATTTGGACTGTGGCGGGTGACGACGGCGGTTTGGATCAG TTACATTCTTATGAGAAAGCAGAAAAATGAAGTCCAGGAGGTCCTTGGCAACCTACCGACAGATATGCCGAACTTCCTGTCGGACGGCACTATCCGCCGGTTCCTCCGAGCAAGAAACTG gtgGAGTACAGCGCAAGCTGCCAAGACTCTGAAAGAAGCTGCTAGTTGGAGACGTCAGTACGAGCCAGAGAAACTTCGTTGG ACTAAAACTTCAGAGAAGGAGCATATAAGATATCTAGTGTACAACCTGGAAAACCATGTTCTAAATACAGAAAATGCAAAAGAAGAGAGTGTTGTTTGCATGACTGACTTCCGAGGTTGGGCAGCATCGAGTACACCATTGTCATTGACCCGAGAATCATTACACATAATTCAAAAATATTATCCAGGACTGATTGCAGTTGCTGTTCTAACCAACCCACCAAGGATTTTCGAATCCTTTTGGAAG GTAATAAAGCGCTTCCTCGAGCCAAAATTGCATGAGAAAGTGAAATTTGTGTACAACAACAATTCAGAGAGCCAAAGGATAATGGGTGATATGTTTGACCTGGACAAGCTGCACTCTACCTTTGGAGGAAAAAATACAGCTGGCCTTGACATCAACAAATATGCCGAGAAAATGAGAAGACGAGATCAGATAAGGG GGTTATGTTAA